A stretch of Pseudorhodobacter turbinis DNA encodes these proteins:
- the gor gene encoding glutathione-disulfide reductase, giving the protein MSFDYDLFVIGGGSGGVRAARIAAGTHGAKVALAEEFRMGGTCVIRGCVPKKLMVYASSYPGMVAEAQAYGWDANIGGFDWSAFRDKLEAELTRLEAAYRSGLSNAGVTVFDSRAVLVDAHMVKLADGKTISAKHILVATGGTPFVPDIPGSELAITSNEIFNVEALPKRVLIVGGGYIASEFACILNGLGCEVAQFYRGAQILRGFDDEARGHVAEAMRDNGVNIHCGTDVMRLEKAEDGIRAVATDGSEKVFDAVLYATGRIPNSKGLGLEDLGVKLGRGGQIEVDDYSQTAVPSIFAVGDVTDRINLTPVAIREGHAFADTIFGGQRRCVDHSLFASAIFTQPEMGTIGMTEEAARAQEPIEVYATAFRPMQSAFAGAPDRVLMKLIVSQENRKILGCHIVAPGAGEMIQLVGIAMTMGATKEQFDATIAVHPTMSEELVTMRSPVRTG; this is encoded by the coding sequence ATGAGCTTTGATTACGATCTTTTCGTCATTGGCGGTGGCTCTGGCGGTGTGCGGGCCGCGCGGATTGCCGCCGGAACCCATGGTGCCAAAGTTGCGCTGGCCGAGGAATTCCGCATGGGGGGCACCTGTGTCATTCGCGGCTGCGTGCCCAAAAAGCTGATGGTCTATGCCTCCAGCTATCCGGGGATGGTGGCTGAGGCGCAGGCTTACGGCTGGGATGCAAACATTGGCGGTTTTGACTGGTCTGCCTTTCGCGACAAGCTGGAGGCAGAGCTGACACGGTTGGAGGCGGCTTATCGTTCGGGCCTCTCGAACGCAGGGGTGACGGTATTTGACAGCCGTGCTGTGCTGGTTGATGCGCATATGGTCAAGCTTGCAGACGGAAAAACTATAAGCGCCAAACATATTCTGGTGGCCACGGGGGGTACGCCTTTCGTGCCGGATATCCCGGGCAGCGAATTGGCCATCACCTCCAATGAGATTTTCAATGTGGAGGCTTTGCCCAAACGGGTTTTGATCGTCGGTGGCGGTTACATTGCGTCTGAATTCGCCTGTATCCTCAATGGTTTGGGCTGTGAGGTTGCGCAATTTTATCGCGGTGCGCAAATTCTGCGCGGCTTTGACGATGAGGCGCGCGGCCATGTGGCCGAAGCCATGCGCGACAACGGTGTAAACATTCATTGCGGCACCGATGTAATGCGGTTGGAAAAAGCCGAGGATGGTATTCGCGCCGTGGCGACAGACGGATCCGAGAAGGTCTTTGATGCGGTGCTTTATGCGACAGGCCGTATCCCCAACTCCAAAGGGCTGGGCCTTGAGGATCTGGGCGTCAAGCTGGGCCGTGGCGGGCAGATCGAGGTTGATGACTATAGCCAGACGGCCGTGCCTTCGATCTTTGCCGTGGGCGATGTGACAGACCGCATCAACCTGACGCCGGTCGCCATTCGTGAAGGCCACGCCTTTGCCGATACCATTTTCGGCGGCCAGCGGCGCTGCGTTGACCACAGCCTCTTTGCCTCGGCCATTTTTACCCAGCCTGAAATGGGCACCATCGGCATGACCGAAGAGGCGGCCCGCGCACAAGAACCGATTGAGGTTTATGCGACCGCCTTCCGCCCCATGCAGTCAGCCTTTGCGGGCGCGCCGGACCGCGTGTTGATGAAACTGATCGTATCACAGGAAAACCGCAAGATTTTGGGCTGTCATATCGTCGCACCCGGCGCGGGTGAAATGATCCAGCTGGTGGGCATTGCCATGACAATGGGTGCCACCAAAGAACAATTTGATGCTACAATCGCAGTTCACCCGACAATGTCCGAGGAACTGGTAACGATGCGCAGTCCGGTTCGGACCGGCTAG
- the rpiA gene encoding ribose-5-phosphate isomerase RpiA, whose translation MAVELSPIDKAKFVAAKRAVDCIEDGMKLGLGTGSTAAWMVRCLAERIREEGLQVQGVPTSSRTAELARSLGVPITTLDEARWLDLTIDGADEFDPELNLIKGGGAALLQEKIVASASDQMIVITDAAKEVRQLGAFPLPVEVIPFGWKSTKTLIEELLGSMNVLSCECALRMKDGAPLLTDEANYIVDLHLKRINEPRQLSMALNQIPGVVENGLFIDICDMVIIGHGDGSVVVRDANSREIKGERVEFEPSDNVFANPED comes from the coding sequence ATGGCGGTGGAGCTTTCCCCGATCGACAAGGCCAAATTCGTCGCCGCCAAACGGGCGGTAGACTGTATCGAAGACGGTATGAAGCTGGGGCTTGGTACCGGTTCAACCGCGGCGTGGATGGTGCGCTGTCTGGCCGAACGTATCCGCGAAGAGGGGCTACAGGTGCAGGGCGTTCCCACCTCCAGCCGCACGGCGGAACTGGCGCGCAGTCTTGGCGTGCCGATTACCACGCTGGATGAGGCGCGCTGGCTGGACCTAACGATCGACGGCGCGGATGAATTTGACCCCGAGTTGAATCTGATCAAAGGCGGCGGTGCCGCGCTCTTGCAAGAGAAAATCGTGGCAAGCGCCAGCGACCAGATGATCGTGATTACCGATGCCGCCAAGGAAGTGCGCCAGCTGGGCGCTTTCCCTCTGCCGGTCGAGGTTATTCCCTTTGGCTGGAAATCCACCAAAACCCTGATCGAAGAGCTGCTGGGCAGCATGAACGTGCTGTCGTGCGAATGCGCTTTGCGGATGAAGGATGGCGCGCCGCTGTTGACCGATGAGGCAAATTACATCGTTGACCTGCATCTGAAGCGGATCAACGAGCCGCGTCAGCTGTCGATGGCGTTGAACCAAATTCCGGGCGTGGTGGAAAACGGGCTGTTTATTGATATCTGTGACATGGTGATTATCGGCCACGGGGATGGTAGCGTGGTCGTGCGCGATGCCAACTCGCGCGAGATCAAGGGCGAGCGGGTGGAGTTTGAGCCGAGCGACAACGTCTTTGCCAACCCTGAGGATTGA